In Vibrio mangrovi, the DNA window TTTCCCATTTCTCGGCAACACCGGGAATAATTTCGCCGTATCCGTCTTCATTGACCAGACCTTCAAATAAGTCTCTGTCTACGTTGGCTCCGGGAACGCCATTTACTTTTTGCGGATCGAGTGTTTCGATTTCTGAGCCATTTCCCCGAACCAACTCTTGTACCGGGGCTAATTTGGTTCCTTCCGGAACCTGTGCTGCGTTGGATGGAAGTGTAGTACCGGCCAGAGTTAGGCCGAGTCCCAGCAAAATTGCCCGGGAAATATTATTTTTATTCATGTAAAACTCCAGATTTTGTGTGATGACATCCGTGATCGTATTTATAAAGAAGTTTGCTGTGTTGGTATGATCGATACCCAAATGACCTGAAGACACGCTGAGTTTTGGTATCTCAGGATAACTTGGCGTATTTATTAAGCCCACTTTATAAATATCCCGTTACCCTAGCAACTTTTGGATGAATTTACCATTTGCTATACGTTGAATTAACAAATTGATCTGATTTTTAATATTATTATGGTTATTTATTCTATTTTTGTTGTGAAAGTTAGATGGAATAGAGTTATGCAATCCATTTCACCAATATTTTATGACGCAGGTTTTGTTGGGGGTTTATGCTGTTCATAGCCATCATTATGATATTTTTATCTAATATCGGTTGGGATTTAAATAACATAGCGTTTTCTTTACTAAATAACCTTATCAATGAGGTGGAAAATCTGGTCTACGCTTTGTATAGGATAGGATTGATTCGAATGATACTGCATACAAAAATAGTGTGATAATAACGGTATGTCTTTCTTGTTATGCCCGGATGAGTACATTCATCGAGGATGTATTAAGATTATCCGGGGATAATTTTTGCCCAGAATATGCTTATTAGATAAAGATGAAACATAAATTAATTCAGACCAGTCTGGAAAAAGAAGTCCGGGAACGTGCAAAACGGGATTTTTTCTATGTCTGTTTCACTGTCCTGATACTGACTTTATTCTCTTTGCTTGCCAGTGTTGATCTATTTGAACAGCTCTATCACTTTAGCCGGGAGCATGAACATTGGGAAATGGATGAGATTACGCTGACGGCTTTGTGGTTTGGGCTTGGCGGACTTTTTTATGCATACCGCCGGATGCAGGATTTGCGTAGTTTACTCCACGAAGCATCGGATAAGGCTTTTTTCGATCAGGTCAGTCAGTTGCCAAACCGGACTTATTCTCTGGAATGCCTGACGCAAATGATTCATCGGGCTGAACGTCTGGATCGGCAGGTGGCGGTCATATTTATCGATCTGGATAATTTTAAAATGGTTAATGATACCTACGGGCATGCAAAAGGCGATTTGCTGTTGCAGTCCGTAGGGCAGCGACTCCGTAACTCAATCCGTAAAAGTGATGTTGTCGGACGATTAGGGGGAGATGAATATCTGGTTCTGATCGAATTAGCTGATGAAGATGAGCTTGCCCCGGTTCTGGAACGTATCAAACTGACTCAGGAAGAGGCTTATCGTCTGGATGAAAATGACCTGTTTTTACGTTTTAGTGCCGGTGTGGCTATTTATCCATATGATGGGCGTGATGCTGCTGATTTGCTCAAAGCTTCTGATATCGCAATGTATAGTTCCAAAATTAGCGGAGAAGGGCATATTCAGCTCTACACACAGGGAATGGCTGAGACGTTATACGCCCGGTACCAACTTGAATCCGATCTGAAAAAAGCGATCCAGAACAAAGACTTTTACATGGAGTATCAACCGCAGCTGTCACTGGAGAATGATCAGATCATCGGATACGAAGCACTTATTCGCTGGGAACGGAAAGGCGAGCTGGTTCCGACAGCTCAGTTTATTCAGGTAGCAGAAGAAACCGGTCATATCGAAGAACTCGGTCTATGGGCTCTACATCAGGCGCTTGAAGATGCGAAATTTTTTCTGCGTTCTGATCAGGTGCTGGGGGTGAATATCACGCCGCGTCAGTTCAGGCATAGCGATTTTGTTTACCAGATTCAGGGAGGTTTATCTATTTATGGGTTCTCTCCCCATCAACTGGTGCTGGAAGTGACGGAATCTGCCTTAGTCAGTGAAGCATTTGATGATATTCGCCAGAAACTGACTGATCTGAGACAACTCGGAGTGAGTGTAGCCATTGATGATTTCGGGATTGGTTACTCTTCTTTGGGACGGCTGAAAGATCTGCCAATCACCTGCCTGAAAATCGATCAGCTTTTTACCCATGCGCTGATGACCTCAGAGTTGGACCGGAATCTGGTATCGACGCTGATTACACTGGCAAGAAATCTGCGTTTGTCTGTACTGGCTGAAGGTGTTGAAACCAAAGAACAGCTGGAGCTTCTGCGTCAGATGGGTTGTCATCTGGCTCAGGGGTTCTATATCGGTAAGCCAACATCGTTGGCACAATTGGCTGACTCTGTGAAGTTCTCATCTGAATAAGATCTAATATCAGGATAAAATATAGACTTAGGTTATCTTTAGATGCTGGATTGCATGTCTTCAGACCGTAAGCCAAAGGAAGATAACCGTTGAAACTGTGACTCCATTTCAACGTATATTCATCCCCTGAATTATTCAGGGAAGGCTTTCCATACAACGGGAGACCTTCTATGTCCCGACTGATTTACCATGTCATCCTGATGGTATTACTGACAGCATGTCAGACTGATGAGAACAAAGTCGCGTTGGGAACGCTGGAGCGTGACCGGGTGACATTAACGGCGACAGCCAGTGAGATTGTCCGGGCTTTACCAGTAAAAGAAGGGAGTACAGTCAGTCAGGGGCAGATTCTGGTACAGCTTGACCGGAAAGAACAGGAAGTGCTTCTTGCTCAGGCAGTTGCCGAGCAGGCCAAAGCCACAGCTTATTTGCAGAAACTCACCAATGGGGAAAGACCGGAAGATATTGCGGCCGCGCAGGCCGATGTAGCCCGTTCCGAAGCCCGTTTCATTGAAGCAGAAAAAAACTACCGGCGAACCAGTGAACTGGTCGCGAAAAAACTGCTAAGTCAGTCAGAGAAAGATACGGCACTGGCAACCCGGGATGCCGTGAAGGCTGAGTTGAATGCTGCCAGAGAAGCATTCGGGAAGCTGACTGCCGGTTCACGGATAGAAGATATTGAACAGGCAAAAGCCGCACTGGACGCCGCTGATGCCAGCGTGATGCTACAACAACACCGGCTGGATGAGCTGACGGTTGTGGCAACCCGGGATGGTGTACTGGACAGTTTACCTTACAAACTGGGAGAACGGGTGACTGCCAATCAGGCAGTGGCGGTGATTGAAGCCGGTCAGGTGCCTTATGCCCGGGTTTATGTCCCGGCCAGATACCGGGTTCGTTTTGTTCCGGGGCTGGTTGTCCGTGTTCATGTCGACGGGGTTGAACAGATCTTTCAG includes these proteins:
- a CDS encoding HlyD family secretion protein; translated protein: MSRLIYHVILMVLLTACQTDENKVALGTLERDRVTLTATASEIVRALPVKEGSTVSQGQILVQLDRKEQEVLLAQAVAEQAKATAYLQKLTNGERPEDIAAAQADVARSEARFIEAEKNYRRTSELVAKKLLSQSEKDTALATRDAVKAELNAAREAFGKLTAGSRIEDIEQAKAALDAADASVMLQQHRLDELTVVATRDGVLDSLPYKLGERVTANQAVAVIEAGQVPYARVYVPARYRVRFVPGLVVRVHVDGVEQIFQGTVRRVSDEPSFTPYYALTEEERSRLMYMAEIDLDHSAESLPSGIPAQVELEGIKQ
- a CDS encoding putative bifunctional diguanylate cyclase/phosphodiesterase codes for the protein MKHKLIQTSLEKEVRERAKRDFFYVCFTVLILTLFSLLASVDLFEQLYHFSREHEHWEMDEITLTALWFGLGGLFYAYRRMQDLRSLLHEASDKAFFDQVSQLPNRTYSLECLTQMIHRAERLDRQVAVIFIDLDNFKMVNDTYGHAKGDLLLQSVGQRLRNSIRKSDVVGRLGGDEYLVLIELADEDELAPVLERIKLTQEEAYRLDENDLFLRFSAGVAIYPYDGRDAADLLKASDIAMYSSKISGEGHIQLYTQGMAETLYARYQLESDLKKAIQNKDFYMEYQPQLSLENDQIIGYEALIRWERKGELVPTAQFIQVAEETGHIEELGLWALHQALEDAKFFLRSDQVLGVNITPRQFRHSDFVYQIQGGLSIYGFSPHQLVLEVTESALVSEAFDDIRQKLTDLRQLGVSVAIDDFGIGYSSLGRLKDLPITCLKIDQLFTHALMTSELDRNLVSTLITLARNLRLSVLAEGVETKEQLELLRQMGCHLAQGFYIGKPTSLAQLADSVKFSSE